TAATAAACGTAAAGGCTTTCCCTGAATAATTTGACCTAAATTAACCCGAATATTTTCCCCAGTGAGTTCCACTTGGGTTAAATGCAATCCTTGATAAATCGCTTGACGAGCCAAAATAGAAACATGAGGGATGTATCCACCCAAGATTTGGCGATCGCCTCCACTAATTTTGACATCTATTGTCTCAGCTTGAGAAACCTGCGATCGCAACCACAGATAACCTGCTGGAGATAGCACTTTACTAATAATTCGACTTTGCTTTTCGCTCAAAATATCTATCTTCTAAATCTTGGCTGACCTAATTTTAACTAATGGATGCTTCGGGGCGCGATCGCGGCATTCACGGGAGGGTTCTGATAATTTTTTAGAAAAGTCAACTTTAGTGGGCTTTTTTGTGACTATTTACTTATAGCTGGGAAAAATAAGAATACACGTGGAAATATTCACTATTTTGCCCAGAGATCGCATATATGTATGTATATATCAGTTCCGAAGTTAAAAATAATCATCCACAACAGTTGAAGGCAATTGAAGATATGCAAAAACGAATTGAAGGAGGAGATCCTTTACTCTTCGGTTTGCTCTTCAGTCCTCGCTTTCCACTTTGGATTAAAAAAATCTGGGGAGGTTGGCGACTGATTGCGACGCTGATTTCAGTTGAGGACGAGCAAATATTGTGTTGTACTCATCTATTAACTAGGGGAGGTCATGATTATCGAAATTTTCTAGATAATCATGAAATATGGGGACATAACAATATTACGCTTAATCAAGAACAGTTGCGCCAATGGTTACAAGAGCGTCAGCAGGTAAAACCTAGAGAAAAACTGGTCTTGCCCAACAAAGCCTGGGAGTGGTTACGCAAACCAGAACTTTTACAGCCCGAAAATCGGACTATTTTTGAAAGTAAAGAGTGGGTAGAGCAGTGGAGCGATCGCCAGTCAGGCATTAACGATAATTGGTCAACCTTTCACCGAATAGTGGTACATCTACTTGAAAATGATCGAAAAGACTACAAAATAGAAGACTACAAAATAGAAAAAACAATACAGGCACAAGTTAAAGTATGTATTGAACCTCAGACAAATTGCGCGATCGTCTATAGCAAAGTCAATCCTAGCGATGCCCCAGAACGCGAAATCTGGTTTTTGCTCAAAGCATTCACCAAACGTCCCACACAGACCGAAATTGCTCAACTAGGTCACAGATTGGGCTTATTTGGTGCGGCTGTCAATCGAGACTTGTTCGCACAGCCCGTTACAGCAGATAATTTAGCGCGGTTTGCACGTCGTTCTTATCCCGATTATTTAGTTTACGACCCTGAAATTTGGCACAGTTTAGAGGAGGAGACTGAAGCAAATTTGGCACTTTCTGGAGAAGAAGAAGAATTATTGCATAATATGCAGTTTCCGGCTTTTATCAATGGACGGGCTGGCAGTGGCAAATCGACTATGCTGCACTATGCGTTTGCCTATTATGCAGATCTCTACCTCAAACAAGTTCATGAGTCGGGAAATGAATCCTTACGCCCCTTGTTTTTAACATACAGCGATCGCCTGACCAATCGAGCGCGGGATGTCGTCAAACAGATTTTAATCAGTCACGTTCAATATATAGCTAATATTAGAACTTATTTGCAACCAGACAGCCTCAACCTTCTTGATGGATGTTTTGAGTCTTTCCAAAGCTTTTTGTTGCAGCAGTTACCTCCTGAAGATGTTGACCTTTTTAAGAAGGAAAATTATGTCTCCTTCCACCGCTTCAAACAACTGTATCAGCACTCTTTTCCCAATCCTAGACACAACGCTGAAATTTGTTGGCACGCTATTCGTACCTATATCAAAGGCTTCGACTTCACGGAACGCGGAGGAGAGTTGATAGATATAGAAGAGTATCGTAATGAATTATGCCAAGCTGACAAAAGCATTGCTGACGATGTTTTTGCAGACATCTATCGTACTGTCTGGGACTGGTATCAAAAGCTCCAGCGAGAACAGCACTACTGGGACGACCAAGATTTAGTGCGGAAAGTTTTGCAAAATATGGTAGAAGGTGATGGATTGCAACATGGCTATGCTGCTATCTTCTGCGATGAGGCACAAGATTTCACTCGGCTTGAATTACAGCTAATTTTTCGGTTATCGATGTGGTCGCAATACCGCTTGTTGCCACCTATTCAAAGTTTACCTTTCGCCTTTGCTGGCGATCCAATGCAGACTTTAAATCCTACAGGGTTTGACTGGAACCAAATTCGTGCTGCTTTTTACGAGCGCATCTTAATTCCTATCGATCCAGAAAATCAAATTGGTTTGCGCGATCGCACCATGTTGCGAGATTTGCAGCAAAACTATCGCTCGACTAGGGGAATCGTTCGGTTTAGTAACGTGGTTCATCTGTGGCGACGAATTTTGTTTAACCTCAATAATTTGAATCCGCAAACTCCTTGGTGGAAAAGCGAAGGTGTCTGTCCTCCCCTCAAGGGAATTATAGACGGCAATATTGGCAATATTACAGTAACGGAACTGCATAGTATTGCTAATGGAGATGCTATCTTCATCCTCCCTTGCAATGATGGTGGAGAATTAGCTTTTTTGCGCGATTTACCGAAAATGAAGCAAATATTTCCAGAGATAGAAAAAAATGAAATTCCCCTCCGAGTTTACAGTTCTGTTGCTGTCAAAGGGATGGAATTTTCTCCGGTAGTTGTCTGCGGGTTTGGCGAATACTTTGCTAGGGAATTTGAAGATAGCTGTTTAGAAAACTTACAGGTAGATTCCAAAAATCTCAAGTTACAGTACTTTCTCAACAAGCTTTATGTAGCCCTTAGTCGCTCGACGAGAATCTTGGGCATAATTCAATACGGTTCAGTTAAAGAAAAAGTTGTTAGTTTGGCTAACGAGAGATGTGGCATTCAGCCCATCATCCAGAGACAATAAAAGCTTATCTGAACTGTATTGGGGCATAATTGATACTGAAAGAGGCGATCGCGCTTTATGGCAAGCTGCAAGTCCACAAAATCTTACCAAATTGGTAAAGCAACTGCCCGATAGTGAACTCCCAACTTGGCAATCTCAAGTAGAAGGGCTGTCAGATAGCTTCCATATGGGTATATTTCAAGATAGCAAGCCCTTGGAGCTAGCTCGAACCTTTATGCGAGAGGGTTTAAATACCAAAGATCGACGTTTTTTAGAAACAGCCGCCTATTATTACGATCGCGCTCAGCAATTTAATGAAGCCAAATACTGCCGCAGCTACTTGCTACGCCTTAATGGCAAATTGCGCGAAGCTGGCGAAGGATTTATGGAAATCGAGCATTTAGCAGATCGTTCCTTAAATCATCAACAGGATGCTTGGGAATGTTTTTTCTTAGGGCACCATTGGGAAAATATGTGGCAATGGTGTGATCGCTATCCCGAAGCACCCGCAGCCAAATGGGAGCCAGTTGCAGCTTTTATGGCACAAATAAACCCCAAGCTTGATGCAAGTGAAACTGTAGCTGTTCTGGCTGAATTCACGGTTTATTTACCCTCAATACTCCCCAGTAAATGCGATCACTCGATTTGGCAAGCGGTATTTGAATGCTATCTTCAGGGTATTGAAGAGGCGCTTTTAGCAGTTGCAAGTCTCTCGGCAAAACATCTTGACTCTTGGGAAAAAACCCTAATTAAGATTGCCGAAACAGGTTTCCAGGGCGATCGCACTTTGGCACTTGCGGCTAGTTGTGCTTATCGAGATTTTCGTTGCCAAGACGCAGTAACTTTATGGGACAAATGTGAAGATCGATCCTATCAAGAACATAGATCCTATTTTTCTGCCAAAGGAATGTTCGCGTCCGTACCAGAAAATGTTCGCTGGTTCAATCGCGCTCAGCAGCCAGATCATATTGTAGCTATTTGGCAAAATGAAAAACATCAACACCAAATGGCTGTATGGCAACCCGTTTTAGCAGAGCTACGTCAGGCACTGGAAAAAACCGAAAATTACCGAGATCTGGTCGCAATAGACATAAAACTAAATCAATGGGTGCGTGTCGTTCGCCTAGTTGCATCTCGCCTTCAAGTGCAAGATCCGGCTTTTGATGCCACTTTCCGTCTCCAGATCCTCAATCGCTTAACTAGCGATCCGCTATTTAACCCTCAATCGATTCAAAATGAAGCCAAACAACTCCAAATCTCAGTTCAGACAGCACGAGAAGCTATATCTAATTTTGTAGTTGAAACTACCCAACTTAAAGCCTGGGAAGCCGATCTCAAGAATGTGGAATATATCGGTCAATTTCTAGCTTCGATAGGCGAGTTGGTGCCTGCTTTAGGGTTCTATAAACGCTTTCGCGGTGCAGCAGATCTACAGCTATGTGGGTTAGCGCGATCGCGATGGAGCCAGATTAAGCACCAACAAGCAGAGCATTCTCAAAAAAGAGGAAAAATTGAACTTGCCAGCAGACAAAGACAAGATGCAGAGCGTACAATTGAATCTTGGTGGTGCAGTCCTAAATTATATGTTCTGCCAAAAACTACCTCAAAAGAAATTGATCGAGCATTATTTGCGGCTTTAAGTCAAAAAATTACTAATCGCTTGCAGAAATTGTCACCCATCGAACTCAAACAGGTGTATGACTACATCAATTCGCTAGAGTCTCAGAGGGATCTTTTTTAGAGCAAACTATAGGCAGGGCGAGCGATCGCCTTGCTCTATTAGTAGAGTAAAATTGGTAATTTGCGTAAGTCTTATAAATTTAAAATCGCCAACCCCATCTATGTCTCAAAGATTACAGAAAATCTTATCTCAATGGGGTGTAGCTTCTCGCCGTCACGCCGAACGGATGATTCTCGCTGGTAGAATTAAAGTTAACGGTCAAACGGCTCAACTCGGACAAAATGCAGATCCCCAAGTTGACCGCATCGAAGTAGATAACTGCATTATCCAACCTCAAGGGCGACCCCAGTTACTTTACATTCTACTGAATAAACCTTTAAGTACGGTTACTACCTGTAACGACCAGCGAGGACGAACAACAGTATTAGATTTACTTCCGACTGAATTGACACATAGTCAAGGTTTGCACCCTGTAGGACGGTTAGATGCGGAATCTACGGGTGCATTACTACTAACCAATGACGGAGAGTTAACCTTTGGTTTAACTCATCCTCGCCATTGTATCCCCAAAACCTATGAAGTTTGGGTTAAAGGTCATCCTCCTGAGTCAGTTTTGCAGCTTTGGCGGGAAGGAGTGATGCTATTAGGTCGAAAAACTCTACCTGCTAGCGTCAAGATTATTAAGGAAGAAGATAGCCAAACCTTATTACAAGTTATTCTGAAAGAAGGTAGGAATCGGCAAATTAGGAGGATCGCTAAACAGTTAGGCTACCCTGTAATTGCTTTGCATCGAACTGCGATTGGTTCGTTAAACTTAAAGAGTGATGAGCGATCGCTCGCCAGTGGAAAATATCGGTTTTTAGAACCCCAAGAAGTCCAGATTTTACAAGAAAACATTCAACAAATATTTTTAGACGTAGAAAAAATTTGAAGTCGCAGAAAATCTCTTAAAACTGTTATATTTTGAATTAATAGTTATATAACCTGCCTAAATTTAATTACGGGTGCGAAGGGGATTCTAGGAGTGTTGGTAATGCAAACAAGAGTGTCTGTAGATCGAGAAGAGCAAATCGAGAAACTGAAAGAGATAGGCGCTTTATTAAAGGAATCTCGGCGAGAAAAGTCAATTTCATTGGAAGAAGTAGCAGCCAAGACCCAAATCCGCGTGTCCTTGCTCAAAGCAATAGAATCAGGGCAAATAGATCCTCTACCAGAACCAGTTTATACCAGAGGTTTAATTAAGCAATTTGGTGATACTTTAGGATTAAATGGTAAAGAAATAGCTAACGATTTTCCTTTATCATATGCACCAAAATTAATGAAGTCTTATTGGATTAATTTACGCCCAACTCAAGTAAGACCATTACACCTTTATCTTTTATATATTCTATTAGTTATTGGCTCGGTAAATTATATTTCTTATTTACTCAATCAAGCCACCGTCAAAACTACTAGTAAAATTGCCGATCGACAGAGCGATCAAAGTATAGTATCTAGTTCAGATCGTACTTCAATACGTGTTTCATCTGTCAACCAAAATTTAAATACCAACAATGGCTTACCAGACCAGTCTTTACGGGTTGGGATCGCTTTGAAGTCTTCATCATGGATTCGAGTTGTAGCTGATGGGAAAACCGAGTTTGAAGGGGTACTAGAATCAGGACAGCAGCGCACCTGGATCGCCAAGCAGCAATTAACTGTAACCGCCCAAAATGCAGGGGGGGTGATGGTAGCTTTAAATGACCAAAAAGCGAAACAATTAGGTAAACCAGGTCAGCCGAAAGAGGTTACTTTTGGTAATAACCGTAAATCTTAATCGAGTAATCGGAGATCGATAGATACTAGATAGAGAAAGCTAATCCGTGAAATTACTGAAAGCAGTTTTCGTGAAGTAATAAAAAAGCGATCGCTGAAGTTACACAAATTGCAAAATTTTACACTATACGCAGAGTAAGGTGGGCATTGCCCACCTTACAAATGGTATCTATGGGTAAGTCCTGCACCAAATAGGCGATCGCCATCCAGTTTTTTAGCTTAAAGTGGCAACCAAAGCCCCAAAATGACACTATGGCAAGAAAACAATCCTCCTCGTCTTGATTGAGAACATCAAGAAGCTAAAGCCACCTCAACCATTTGCTGTAATTCTCCATTTTGGTACAATTCAATGGCTACATCCGAACCACCAACGAATTCCCCATTAATATAAATTTGAGGGATAGTTGGCCAGTTAGAATATTCTTTGATACCTTGACGTATTTCCGGATCTGCCAAAATATCGATTGTATGGTAAGACACCCCTAAAGAATTGAGAATTTGCACGACATTGTTGGAAAATCCACATTGGGGCATTAGTTTATTACCCTTCATGAATACCAGGATTTTATGCTGTTTAACTAAATCATCAATCCGTTGTTGTACTTCTGGAGTCATAGTTTTATTACCAATTAAGGAAGAAGGAAGAAGGAAAAAGGAAGAGGATTGGCGTAGTAGCACGTCCAGTCTTAAAATGTCAGTAAAGCGATCGCTCAACATATTTTAATTCAGTTGGCTTCGCATTTTCACCGCCCACAATTTTAGTCTGGACGAGTTAGTAGTCTGCGGGGAGCGCATAGAGAGATAAAACTATAGATTGCCAAAATAGTCGGACAGAGAGTCCAATTTAACAGCTTTAAGCTGTCTTTGCAGATAACCAGGCTTCAGGAGTATAAGTTTTCAAAGCCAAGGCATGAATCGCTTCTGTCGCCATTGCCGATTTTAGCGCACCATATACCAACTGGTGCTGTTGTACCAAGGTTTTACCTGCAAAAGCGGCAGAAACCACAACCGCTTGATAATGATCGCCACCACCAGTTAAATCTTGTACCTGGACTTCAGCATCTGGGAGGCTTTGTTTAATCATCGCCTCAACCTGTTGGGAATTAATCATGAAAAATCTCTCCGACAAACCAGCACCTTCCAGTTTACGCAACCCATAGCGCGTTTCGTGCATATTTTCCAATAGAGATGGCAAGCTGGATGCTTACTTTACAGATTGAAAATGTCATGGATTAACGAGGTTGAGGGCTAGGAGAAGGGGTAGAGGAAGCAGCATTTCCACCGTAAGGAGTATCCACAAATCCGAGTTCGTAAAGTTGTTGATAAGATTTTTTGCCTAAGTCTCTAGTGGGGTTTTGACTGCGAATTACCTGAATTAATAAGGGAACTGCTAATTCAGGTTGATTTTGCGCTCTATGGACTAATGCTAACTGATAAGTAGCTTCATCTCTTAAATTAGCTGTCTCTATCACTTTCCGACGATGACCATCGACGAGGCGATTATCAATTCCGGCAAAACTACCAGCTAATTGTTGATAGAAATTAGATAGCTGATTAAAAACAACCCTAGCATCTTGCAGCTTTTTCACCGCCACAGGATAGTTTTGTGAGTCTATCGCTTTTTTAGCATCTTTCATCAAATCTTGTCCCGCTTTGATGCTTAATAAGCTGCTATTGCGGGGGATTGGATTGACATTATTAGGATCGGTAATATCGACCTGAGCGTATAGTGGTAGTTCAGGTCTTGATGTCTGTGCATGAAGGGCTGGCATTTGGGCTATTGCCATCATACAAGGCAAAAACATCAAACACTTCAAACCCAGACGACTTACAGTTTCAGAAGCTACCATTGGCTCTCTCAAGTTATTGCAAAAAGTTTTGGCTGGCGCACAACTCTGCTGATTCTAGCATTGAGATGTTGCGCTTTCTCAGATTCAATTGATAGTGCCAAGACGGCGATCGCTCTGTTTATGTTCCTACAAACAAAGGTGGATTAGCCAGATCT
The Merismopedia glauca CCAP 1448/3 genome window above contains:
- a CDS encoding pseudouridine synthase, with protein sequence MSQRLQKILSQWGVASRRHAERMILAGRIKVNGQTAQLGQNADPQVDRIEVDNCIIQPQGRPQLLYILLNKPLSTVTTCNDQRGRTTVLDLLPTELTHSQGLHPVGRLDAESTGALLLTNDGELTFGLTHPRHCIPKTYEVWVKGHPPESVLQLWREGVMLLGRKTLPASVKIIKEEDSQTLLQVILKEGRNRQIRRIAKQLGYPVIALHRTAIGSLNLKSDERSLASGKYRFLEPQEVQILQENIQQIFLDVEKI
- a CDS encoding UvrD-helicase domain-containing protein yields the protein MYVYISSEVKNNHPQQLKAIEDMQKRIEGGDPLLFGLLFSPRFPLWIKKIWGGWRLIATLISVEDEQILCCTHLLTRGGHDYRNFLDNHEIWGHNNITLNQEQLRQWLQERQQVKPREKLVLPNKAWEWLRKPELLQPENRTIFESKEWVEQWSDRQSGINDNWSTFHRIVVHLLENDRKDYKIEDYKIEKTIQAQVKVCIEPQTNCAIVYSKVNPSDAPEREIWFLLKAFTKRPTQTEIAQLGHRLGLFGAAVNRDLFAQPVTADNLARFARRSYPDYLVYDPEIWHSLEEETEANLALSGEEEELLHNMQFPAFINGRAGSGKSTMLHYAFAYYADLYLKQVHESGNESLRPLFLTYSDRLTNRARDVVKQILISHVQYIANIRTYLQPDSLNLLDGCFESFQSFLLQQLPPEDVDLFKKENYVSFHRFKQLYQHSFPNPRHNAEICWHAIRTYIKGFDFTERGGELIDIEEYRNELCQADKSIADDVFADIYRTVWDWYQKLQREQHYWDDQDLVRKVLQNMVEGDGLQHGYAAIFCDEAQDFTRLELQLIFRLSMWSQYRLLPPIQSLPFAFAGDPMQTLNPTGFDWNQIRAAFYERILIPIDPENQIGLRDRTMLRDLQQNYRSTRGIVRFSNVVHLWRRILFNLNNLNPQTPWWKSEGVCPPLKGIIDGNIGNITVTELHSIANGDAIFILPCNDGGELAFLRDLPKMKQIFPEIEKNEIPLRVYSSVAVKGMEFSPVVVCGFGEYFAREFEDSCLENLQVDSKNLKLQYFLNKLYVALSRSTRILGIIQYGSVKEKVVSLANERCGIQPIIQRQ
- a CDS encoding helix-turn-helix domain-containing protein → MQTRVSVDREEQIEKLKEIGALLKESRREKSISLEEVAAKTQIRVSLLKAIESGQIDPLPEPVYTRGLIKQFGDTLGLNGKEIANDFPLSYAPKLMKSYWINLRPTQVRPLHLYLLYILLVIGSVNYISYLLNQATVKTTSKIADRQSDQSIVSSSDRTSIRVSSVNQNLNTNNGLPDQSLRVGIALKSSSWIRVVADGKTEFEGVLESGQQRTWIAKQQLTVTAQNAGGVMVALNDQKAKQLGKPGQPKEVTFGNNRKS
- the grxD gene encoding Grx4 family monothiol glutaredoxin — encoded protein: MTPEVQQRIDDLVKQHKILVFMKGNKLMPQCGFSNNVVQILNSLGVSYHTIDILADPEIRQGIKEYSNWPTIPQIYINGEFVGGSDVAIELYQNGELQQMVEVALAS
- a CDS encoding BolA family protein → MINSQQVEAMIKQSLPDAEVQVQDLTGGGDHYQAVVVSAAFAGKTLVQQHQLVYGALKSAMATEAIHALALKTYTPEAWLSAKTA